Genomic segment of Leishmania panamensis strain MHOM/PA/94/PSC-1 chromosome 20 sequence:
AGTGAGAGCATTTGTGTTGAAGAGGTCATCGTGGGTCATTCCAGGCCGGCGTGGCATGCCAGCCGGCATCAGGACGACATCCGCCCCATCTAGGGCCTTGTGAATCCACTTTGTCGGGTACCCCGCTACCTTGACCTTGCGCGGAAAATGAGAGAGGTCGACGGCGATGCCGCGCGGCTGCACAATATCGTAGAGGGCTAGATCACTGACTCGTTTGTTCTGCACGAGAGCCATAGAGAGCGGCTGGCCGATGGCCCCGCTGGCGCCCAAGACAGCGACTTTGAAACGACTTAAGGTCGATTGTTTCATGGTCTGCAGCGATGTGGTGCAAGGGGAACGTGGTGACGGCTAGAgccgagaagagagaacgaggaaaCACAAGAAACACAAAGCACACTCGTTTCCCTCCAACAAAGGCGTACAACTTGGCAGgccgaaaagaaaaaagagagcagaagagatagaggcgagagggggagagagccgACTCGGTTGTCCGACagccggtggcggtgggggcgCGGACACTGTCTTCACGTAAAGCCGCGCATAGACCCCTCAAGAGACCTCCGTCCTGAGACCCTCGACTGGGATCTGTACTCAAGCCTCGCTGCTCACGCGACATCGAGAGAGGCACGTGATGCCAGCGAGTTCACAtaagaagcagcagtgaaTAGCACACGCGAGCGGCGCTGATAACCACGACACAGGGGGCACACAACCATCCAGGTTAACACGATCGGCACACGTAGAGAAGAGTACGAGTGTCCAGCagctgggggaggggaggacgTACATCCCTTCTTTGTTCGCGTGCAACGATGTATCATTATCCTTTTCTTGTCGGAGTGCTCTCCACTCTCCACTACGTGATCGGCACTCCAGAGGacgaggcgcgcgcgcaccgACACCTCATCCGTGCTAAATCGTAGAAAACACCTCAAGCTCACCAGATaaacaaggaaaagaaaaagcgtAAGACGTCATGCGATGCATGTTCACTACGGTCCCCTAATGCGTGTGTTCACCACCATTCAATCAGACGCACCTGCAGGGAAGCGTACAGATAAGCGGCGTGAAGAGTAAGGGTACTGAGGACTGGGGGCCCGAAGctgtgcagcggtggaggtcatcgggaaagagaagggcattTCATCATGCCGCAAAAGAAGCTGACAAACaggagaacaaaaaaaagcgcaAGAGCAAATACATACAAAGCGAGAAATACTGGTGGAAAACACTACCGAGATACGTTGACGAGTGAGTTCCAGAGACGAaatagagagaagaggcggcggtcGAGAGGACGAGGGAAGAACAAACCGCGGAAGAGCCTTCAAGAggaagggcgagagagaaaggctaTTCCGCAGCGAGTGAAAAGGCACACGAGGCAGTCTTGGTGCCGCACGTCACACAAGTCACTGCTGATCGCCCCATCCATCTTTTCGAGCTCCttatagagagagagcgaagaaccatgagaaaggggaaaaagaggaaggggcggggggaaAGTCGCACAGACGTGCACGCGAGCCTACGCAAccccaaacacacacacacacgcacacgcacacgcaaaaGCAGAAGCGTCTTAAAACGAGTCGGCCAGGCAGTAAATGCGAGACGAAGAGACCGGGAGGGGTGAGTGAATGGGGACTGGCGATACAGTcgggggggaggtgcacgCACGAAAAAGGAAGCatgagggaaagaaagagaacaaggcaaagaaggggaaacCCGCTTTGCAGCGTTGTCGTGGCACCTGCAGCCGATTTGGCACTGAGGCACACTGGCCCAAGTGAACGAGGATACAGTACAGAGCTGTGCTAGAGTTGTGAGTAGAGACTTGCACGAGCACCGGAGCACGTCGTTTACTTGGTGACACAGAaaacgcagcagcaaacacATGTGCGCTCCCCTTCATCATTGATGTCGCTCTCTGTCCACGTGCAGCATGCCGGGATGAGAGACAGCACTTCGCTAAGCACCGCATAGGTACgagacgtgtgtgtgggtgtgggtgtgtgtgtctggaTATACCAACGCAAGCGCTGAaaaggcgagggagggaggaaagtcACCCTCACTCCCACATTGTGATATGTGTGTATCGATCACTTCCCCTTCATCcctcagcacgcacacattgGGCACAGCACAGCTCCAGCTTGCACCAATaccccttttcctccgcaCTGACGCTCTTCCTGTGGCGGGGGAGTAGGGTAAGCTCCGACTCCCACATGACTGTGCTTCTCCCTGCATCACTGCCTTCCATCGCCACTGTGATCGCTTTCGTCGTCCCAGATAAGCCACACGGCCACCTGAAAAAGACGGAGGCGCGTGTGCAaactcaaaaaaaaaaagagaaagagcgaagcACAAAATTGCAAAAGATATTCAGGGGAAAGGCGCCAGAGAGCGAGCCACGCGAGGGACCgccaaggcagcggcaggggagttcagcaccacacacgcacacacacacgggcatAGCACAGAGGAGTGAGGTCTGCACCGCCCACACATGTACCCATGCATGCATCCatggacacacacatagaggTGCGAAAAGGTACAACGCCACGCttggagggagaggcagtgaGAGGGGGCGAGGAAGCAGCGCACGGAGTGCACTCGAGGTCGTCACTGTTGCGAAAATAGTTGATGGACGTCAATCAGGGGGgcgagaaggaaagacgGGGGGCGTCgacgcgcgaggaggcgtcagaggcgagggcagcagcacggccCGGCGAGGAGCGGGAGAATCACAGGATAGAAAGGGCGTCACTGACAAAGTCACATCACTTGGTCGATTCGCTGCTGGGCTCTACTCACGATAACGGCAGACTTCCTCACAATACTGCAgttgtgtgtctgcatgACGTTGCCATACTGTTCGCTGGGTGCGAAGCACGAATCAAGCTTACTTGCAGCCAAAAGCGACTCCCTTTTTGATGTTGCCCTGCAGACCCTCCAAGCACTTGGCCATCAGTTTTTCCTCGTATGCGTTCAGCTTCGGCAGACAATGAATTTTCTCCACACCATTCTTGCCCAGCTCCACCGAGGAGCTAAAGAAGGTACATGACGGCTCCACACTGCTCTCCACATACGTGCACACTGTGACACCCTTCTCACCGCTGAgggcgcgcagcaccgccgtagCCCATTCGTTTCCCGCGTGCGCCATGGACAGCGTCGCCGAGCCAGCTCCACTTTTCGCCTTCACCACCTCATCCCCACCAAACTGGATGCGGTAcgtcagctgctccacctgcTCCTTCGACAGTGACGGGAAGcccgagagcagcggcacaatCGTCTCACCGCTGTGACCGCCAACGACAGGGACGTCGATGTCGTACGGACTTCTACCGAGCGCCTCCGCAACGAAGGTACGAGCACGGACAACGTCGAGTGTGGTGACGCCAAATAGGCGCCCAGGATCGTACGCGCCGAGCTTCTTCAGCGTCTCCGCAGCCACCGGCACAGTGCTGTTGACGGGGTTGCTGATGACACCGATGATGGCCTTCGGTGCGGCCCTGGCAACCGCCGTCACGAGATCGCGCACGATGCCAGCGTTCGTGTTGAAGAGGTCGTCGCGTGTCATCCCAGGTTTGCGTGGCACACCGGCAGGGATCAACACGAGGTCAGTGTTCTGGACAGCTTTATTGAGCTCCTCCTGCGAGTACCCAGTCACTTTCGCTGACGAGCAAATATGGGAGAGGTCGGCAGCCACACCCGGGGCCCCTTTGATGTCGTACAgcttcagctccttcacGTGCGCGTTATtcttgaggaggagggccaGCGGCTGGCCAATgccacctgcagcaccgagcACGGCGACACGGGAGAAGTACGCCCGAGAGCAGCGCATTCTGATGAGTTACAAAAGGGGTGGGAAAGAAAACGTATGCGTGCGGATTAGGGAGACGAGGTAGATCTTACAGGGCGAGGCGGTGATTTCGTAGTTGCGGTTGTGAGCTGTGTTGTCAGTAATGTTCTCGAAATTAGTGGAGGCGGAAGAAAGCGAGTgaaagcagagagaagagggaagagtgacaaagggagggaggaggcgggatGCTGAGCCGCATCGTGCGCACGTAATTCCATTTGTGCTACATCATGTCCCCCTACtagcgcgtgcgtgtgcccctCATTTGTGCCGCTGTGGCGATAGCAGCGCCGCAACCTCCTTCCACCAAATCAGCGTTATGAAGCCGCACACTGCACACACAGtgagacgcacgcacgc
This window contains:
- a CDS encoding malate dehydrogenase (TriTrypDB/GeneDB-style sysID: LpmP.20.0200), with amino-acid sequence MRCSRAYFSRVAVLGAAGGIGQPLALLLKNNAHVKELKLYDIKGAPGVAADLSHICSSAKVTGYSQEELNKAVQNTDLVLIPAGVPRKPGMTRDDLFNTNAGIVRDLVTAVARAAPKAIIGVISNPVNSTVPVAAETLKKLGAYDPGRLFGVTTLDVVRARTFVAEALGRSPYDIDVPVVGGHSGETIVPLLSGFPSLSKEQVEQLTYRIQFGGDEVVKAKSGAGSATLSMAHAGNEWATAVLRALSGEKGVTVCTYVESSVEPSCTFFSSSVELGKNGVEKIHCLPKLNAYEEKLMAKCLEGLQGNIKKGVAFGCK